In Cryptomeria japonica chromosome 1, Sugi_1.0, whole genome shotgun sequence, the sequence TGCAAGGAACCAGTGAAATTAATTCAAGCACAGCCCTCCCTAAGGATTCTGCAGGTATCAACCCCCTAGTTAATATGGCAGGTAAGAGCCCTTTCAATCCACTAGTAACTAAAAATCTACCCTCCATAGTAGCTTGTATGGTAATCCTTGCAACTTGTCGTGGGTCCTCTAGACGATCTCTGTCATAAAAGCACACCTTGTCTGTAATGTCGGCCAATTGAGCATCTATGGTGTCTGCAAATGCCTTTAAAGAGTCACGTAAATGTGCAATTCAAAATCATTAAATCACCTACCCTTCTGTAAAGTTCAAATGAATCTATAACATAGCATAAATGAATGTGCAAGACTAAACGCTATTCTTTTATCCtcttcaaacttaatataattGAAATGTTGAGTATTTTGATTTTATTGCTTCTGGATATCATTTCCATCATCTGAATGGTATATCTTAAATTATCGTCTTTCTGATGATCATTGAATGTGGTTTGAAATATCAAATACAATAATATATACAGTAAATTCAGAAATaatcttaataataataatcagttttaattttattattatatttacttAATGTCTCATTCTTTATATTCTTAAAACTTAATTATAATTGATATGCAGTGTATTTTTGATGAATTGGTGGGTCACAATTCTATTGATTAGAAAATATAATACACATATTCACAAAAGAAAAGGTGGGTGGATAGAAGATCACACTTTAAAGTCAAATTGACTCAGCCCAGATTAAAACATAGCAACAAAAAATAATCCGGATCACAATTCCATTGATTAGAAAATATAATACACATATTCACAAAAGAAAAGGTGGGTGGATACAAGATCACACTCCAAAGACAAATTGACTCAGCATGGATTAAAACATAGCAATGAAAAATAAACCATTAAGCAACAAGAGAAGCAGAAGCTGAATGAGGAGAGGGTCCTCGTATTATAATTGACATacattgtattttaattttatcaaTTCTACATCTTCATCGTAATGATAAATCTTGAAGTATCTTCTTTCTAATGATAGATCATTTTCTGAAACGTTAAATACAAAAAATTATACAATATATAACCAATGGACTGTAAAACCATCCTATACCTTAACTTTAGTTTTGACTGAAATATTAATACTAGATATATATTTGCTGTTTGGAATAAATTATTTCAAGATGAAGCATCTTCAGAActcaatcataaaataaaaaagataCCAATTTGTTCTAAAGTGCCTTAGAATTCATGTCATCTTCAATACTAAAAAGTAATTCATAGAAAGCAATTAAGCAGAGGAAGGGAGTTCAAAGACTGGGAAATGTGGTACTTCACCTTCAATATTTCTTAGCATAGGAGTATCCACAAATCCAGGACATACATGAGTTACTTTAATATTGAAGGGCAAAAGTTCCAGCCTCAGAGCCTCTGCAAGTCCCCTCATGGCATATTTAGTAGCAGTGTAAAGCGCGTGGCCATATAGCACATACTGTCATAACATATACAAACCCAAACCATAAAACAAGGATTAGAAGAGATGATAAGAAGCACCCACAAGCAAAAGAAAGTCTTACCATAGAGGAAAGAGATCCCATCAATACCACAGCTGAGGGATGTAAATTGCTTCTCTGCTTCATCAGAGGGAGAGCAACATTTAATGTATACACAGTCCCAGTCAAGTTTGTCCCAATTGTGAGATCAATCTCCTCAACATGCATCTTATCCAAATAAGAACTATAAGCCAGTCCAGCATTGCAAACAAGTATGTCAATGGGCTTCCATTCAAAAGCTTCATTCACAGCCACAAAGACTGCTCTGTAATCACTTACATCTGCAACCTACATGAAAGGAAAGTGCAAAGTATTGAAAGCCTGATTGTCCATGAACTAAATGCAATGggaagttagttgatatgggtcaTGGTATTTTCACAGGGATGTAGCCTTTATAATACTCCTGTCTTGATTGACATTGTACTTTTCAATAAAATTTTGGTATGGATCTTAATATTTTGACAGGAATATGACCTTAATATTCATATCTCTAGATGACTGGACTTGAATCTCAATCATGGCATCTTCAAAGATATATTGCTTTTAAATTGATCCATCTTCGATGATAATGGACTTTTTCAATAAAGAATTCATACGGGTCTGAGTATTTTCATAGTAATATTACCTTGATATCAATTCTGTCTCTATTACACTTCACTTCTTCAAGGATTTCTTCAACAGCCTTAAGGAGTCTTGACCTATTTCTTGCCACCAATGTGGCATAACAGCCCTGTGCAAGGACCTCTTTGGCAATCTCCAGCCCTATCCCACTTGATCCTCCTGTTATTAGTACATGCTTCCCTTGTAAGTTCTCAAAAATGGGCACTGGTCTCTTCCATACAAAACAGATGACTATTAACAGCAGAGTCACTCCCAACATAACTTGCAAAAAATCTACCATTTTTGCAACTTTTTAATTGTGCTAGTCCTGATAACTTGGTCAGTGTACATTTTTATAGGTTTATATTGGTTTAACAAAGGTGGTCAGAATCTCAGTACAATTACTAACTGAAAAACATGTTAGCATAATTTCAGTACATATTATTATTGACAATCATGCGAATACGGCCTCAGAACCAGGCAAGGATATTTTCAATTGTAATATgcattttttcaattaaaaaaaatttggGTAATGGGTATTAAAAGATGATCATATTCAACCAATGCAACTTTGTCTAAGTTTATTCTTTACATTTTACAGTTATTAGATTCAGGAAGAAATATCAAAGCACATATGAACTTGCTAAATTGCCATGTCATATTTAAATTATACACAATAAGTTTATATTTCTAGATTTTTAAGTGTTAAACATTCACAGTTGACAAACATTTTCTaggtttaatatgttgcttaatgtgtggtcacactaagaatacacttttagaattaaaagttttaaacattcaaaattgactaacattctttagacttaatatgttgcttagaaTGTATGATTTAAGACTGGCCCCTCTGAGTGAAAAATAAGGATAAGATccaaccaaaataaaaataaaaataaaaaatattgaaacttTCCATATTAAATGgcgaaaatgaaaattaaataaagAATACAGTACATCATTTATAATATGGATAGAGAATGGCAGGTCATTAAGAGTCCCTACTCTGCCGTGCTGCTTTACGCGCTACTTGTTACTGCCTGTTGGAGGCATAGATTATAATGGGGCATTTCCAAGTAGTTTGCCTTGAATTTTTGTTTGATAGAGGAATTGTTTGAGAAGACATTGCGtgtttgaacttttttttttttgtatggtGTTGAAGGTGATGAGTATGATGTCAAGATGGCCTAGTTTTTGGAATGAGGACGATTAGTTTTTGGAATGAGGACGATTAGGGAGATGAAGgtgaggaggaagaagacaagtagGAGGGTCACTagatgaagaggaggaagaaaaacaAACTCATTGATTTGTGATTAGAGGTTGCCTCCTATAAAAATGCACGTAAGTCATTTGAGTTTCACATGGATTCAGATTTTGTTTCGTATGGGAGCTCTCATAGAGATAGAGGGCATCTTAAGCTTCTAATCAGGATGGTTCCCTACCTATGGCTGATCTTCGAGCCACCGTCTACTTTAGGGTTTGTTTTTGCTATGGTTAGGAATGGGTTTGTTTTTGTCATGGTTCAGAAAGCTTCAATAGAAACATCGTTCTAGGTAAGGCTAGAATAGGGTTTCTCCTTTCATTGTATGAGCcaattattgttggttttgtgctTATGCTTATGACCTTGGAAGGGTTCTTAAATGCTTCGTTGGTTATCTCAAAGATGGGCATGTTGTCTATCATTAGTGTTGCAATCCTATTTTTGAGGATAAAGTGGTAAGGGAGTGTTTTAGGGTTCTTTATGTGCTCTTATCAATTGGCTGTATTGGAGAGGCGAGTCTACCTATCTTAGAGATGGACACAAGTTTTGGGTAGAAGTAACCTAAGGTAAGAGTTATATGCATTACTTTTTTTCTCTTATTCTTGAATCATATTGTGGATGACCAAGGCATCTATGTTAGGGTCTTTGATTTTGTCACTAAAAGATTCTTTGTTAGGTTGGTCAATTATtttattagaattttttttaatcCTTTATAGAAAATATAGATGTTGTTAGAAGATGGGCTTCGACGAAATAGAGACTATTTGGTTAGGTTAAGATCTCTACTTTACCTaatgaatttttctttctctttatcaaACCATAAGGACAATGTCATGGTCCTCTTGGGAGGTCCTTGGTTTTTAGGTAAAACATTGCCCTTCATTAGAAAATGGAATTTGAGTTTTGATATTAAGGAGAACCGCCCTATTTATGTCATTATTTTATGTATACCATTAGAGTATTGTGTTGGGAATTAAGGTCTCTCAACTTTGACaatttctaattttatttaataattatttgatagataagtaggagatattttccacggcaagtcaaattatgatattgctaataggattcaactgtgtagttttcgagtcaaactcattgacccatgtttcatgagtagtggttcacaagaacccatctctcatgaaatgaatggtccacttagcactcattgcatctaggtgatgctcatagaggtgaagcattgtGACCTCtcgggaaggcccaatgcttcacctctatgagcatcagCTAGAtgaaatgagtgctaagtggaccattcattctcatgagagataggttcttgtgaaccactactcatgaaacacggttcaatgagtttgactcaaaaattataaaattgaatcctgatagaaatatcataattatttgatatttaatttgatGAACACTTATGaatgttgagagggggggggtgaattagcatataTTAAAACTTAATCAACTTAACCAATCAATTATCATTCATTCCATTTACGACATGTGCATAAGTAAagaattgaaagaaacaatagcaatcaaacatgaacaccaagattttaaatGGAAAACCAATGAGGGAAAAACTATAGTGAGAACTATCCCACTATATGAAAAACATGTTACAATGTTTTAGCtcaggccaaggagctcactaccctTGATGTGGAATTGCAAGACTGAGGCGCACAACCTTAGTGAAAGATACAAAAAAGACTTGCGGATgttaaagatcacttcttcaaggcaagatacattATATTTGAAAGAGAAACATCAATATGATTGAACTGCAAATAATTGCATCCATTAATATATTGATCACAATTCACTATTAAAACACATTTGAAACTGCCTTCATTATTGCTCTATTGTACTTCTGAACCTTTGTACAACTTCACATATACTTCACACAATTCACACCTCTCTTCATACACCTCCAAAATAGCTTCATCTCTTTTATACCATTTGCAatcaaaataattatcaattagGTCAACCAGATTAGATGTAACATGTACGATCAAAACAGTTGGCCCAAAAACAATATTCAAGGAAATATGAAAGGAAAAATGAAATGTATTAGGCATCACACCATATCAACACACCTTCCAAATCATTCCAGAATAACTCCTATAATTTCGTACGCCAGACCACATGGACCAAAACATCATAGGTCGTCTCTAAATGATAAAATAGTTAAGGCACACTAGCTCAACTTACTCAAATtacaatgtggaccaccaaaaacaCTTGCAAATGCTCAACATGATATCACCTGATATCAACAAATCCAAATCATCGaatatcatcacaaaaatacctAAAAGTAGGGGAATGCAATGCATTCCATTACACTGTCACTCTATTACTGTATAAACCTGAACTCAGATTGACATTACTCCAACTGTAGACCAAATGAGTATGTAAATTGGAATATATCATGCATTTGAATCCACCAACATCATAGTCCAATTGCAAGAACTAATGAAGCATATGTGCCATAATGTGGACCAAAATCTAAATGAACTCTGACAGACTATTCATTGGAATAATCACACTTAACCAACACCAACTACAAACCACTAAGATCATCTCCAAAGCTCTGAAAGAGCTATTTTACAACTTGATATACCATTTGAAGTAACTACAATTTAGTACATTTGGACAAGATAAAACTTAACTACAATTGAGCACACATTAAGATGAGCCAAAAATTTAGGTTGATATTAGGAATTATGTAGAGAGATGTAGGGTATGCCAacatgaaaaaggaaaaagtcaaAACACTGGGTTATACCAACCATTTCTAGTTCCATCTAGACCATGGGATTCTGTATGGATTTTTTATGGGTTTCCCTAGGATTCAAAGAGACAATGATTCTATAATTGTAGAAGTGGATAGGTTCTCTAAAATGGTCCATTTTATTCCTTCCAAGAGAACTAGTGACACAATCAATATtgcttgtttttcaaagaagtgatCATATTAAATGGTATTCCAAGAAGTAAAGCATTGAACAAAGACATGAAGTTTGTAGGGAAGTTTTGGAGAGCCCTTTGGAAGGTGTTTGGAAGAAGATGGCAATTCACCTCAGTTTTAGTTTAGCCTATCAcccccaaacagatggccaaactaGGGTAGTTAATAGAAGTTTGGGTAATATGTTGAGGTGTCTTGTTGGAAACACACCATGAAGTTGGGATATGGATTTAAAAAAGGCTTTTTTTTGTCCTATTATGACTCACCAAATAGAGTATACGTTTTAGTCCAATCTATATTGTCTATGGCATGCATATTGTTGGAagtttttaaaattgattttatttgTGCCCTGCCTGTGTGTtgaagcttagggtttagggttttaaaagGAGGTTCTATGTCTCTCAAGGTTTTCCCTTTTTTTCCTCGGGCAATGTTATGTTTTGCTGTTGACTTGTATTTGCTGGTGACATAATTTTAAGTCATGATCACAAGGCCCTTTTGTCGTTTGATCACTGGCCCCGCGCGCTAGGAGTCACTGTTTCAAGTCGTCATTTTAATTTTGCATAATATTCCTAAGTATTGCAAATACCCCCAAATCCTAAGTCTTTTATTTCCCTAGGGGGGCCTCGTGCACGATCATGTTACCCTTGATAGGTTTCCACATGCTAAAATGATCCACTTAAGTGCCCACTTTAGTATCATAGTCGCGCAGGATAAGCATGTCAAAACAAACACCAAGATATGTTATCCCACGTGCTTTTCAGCGAGAAGTCTCAACCACGCGGGATAAGGAATTTGCAAAGCCCAAAGAATAAAGCTTATCTTGTGACACATTCAAAGCCATGATTGAGCCCCATGGGATAAGAAGGAGATAAAGGTAACAAAGGGCGAAGGCTTATCCCACAATGACCCACGAACACTGAAAAGGATCATAGGATAAGAGATGCCTTAAAATGCAAAGAAAGTGTTATCACATGAGGTTTCCAGGTCTCCATAATTGCATCACAGGTTAGCGTGGGACAAGTCAACAAAGGAAGGATAAAAGGTTTTTCTTATCCCGCACGTCCCCGTGGGGATAAGAAATGTCTTGCGGGATAAGAGAATATCTAAGAAAAAGGCAAAGGGACTTGTCCCATGGAGAGAAACAAAGATCCAAAAAGACGATGTATGAAGATGCAAAAGGTGAGAGTCATAGGTGAACCGTGGGATAAAATGTTGAAATATGTTTAAGGAAGCCTTATCCCGCGAAGGGTTCTACTTACTCAGTGATGGTCATGGGATAAGGATTACAAGGCTAGATTGATATGATCTCTTATCCCACGCGTTTTCGTGGGGGATAGGAGATGGATCACGGAATAAAATAAGGCAAGCTCAAGAGGCTTATCCCACGTGAAGAAAACATACAAGGAAAGGTGCCTTGAAGAAGGGGACAATAGGGAGTTATGAGAAACGTGGGATAAGAGGATGCCCAAAGGACATTCAAAGGCCTTATCCCGCGAGAAGAGATAATGTTGACAAATGTGCTGTGGGATAAGGATAAAAGGGTGCCGATAAAGAAAAGGTGGCAAGAGCTTATCCCATGAGGGTAAGAGGAACGCTTTCGGGTACCGCGGgataaagggaaaaggtaaatACATGGAAACCCTATCCCGTGAGGATTTTCAAGATATCAAAAGATGGTGCGGGATAAGGAAATAAAGATAATTTCAAGGAGACCTTATCCCATAGAGATGGTGAAAGGTAtaagatgataaaagaaaattcgaATGACATAAGTTTTGAAAATCCTAAGGTGGCCAGGAGAGTTTAATAAATTCCATGTCACCATTTGAGGGTTGTCAGTGAGCAATCTTGACCATCTATTTCCAGATCAATGGGTGAAATTAAAATTTGGCGCCAACAACTACCTCTGTCCAATACAAATGAATTAATGGCATTGCCATAAAAGAGAAATTCATCTATTCTCTCCTACACCTTGCATCCAAAGAAGAATTCAGAGCATCCCTGAGCGAGAAGAAGAGCAATTTTCAGCAAATCAACGTGCCCTCCAACAAATTCAACCCAACAAAGAAGATCAACAAGTTAATTATTCCACCATCCTTGTGCATTTGCTAGGTTGTTGTAGTTGTGAATACACAAAGCTTTTGTGTGTGCCCTAAAATCTGTAGGGTTTGCGTCTGTGTTTAATTTTTCAAGCTCTCcttcatttttaaaattaaaatggcCTCCCCTGTCAAGGACTCTGCTACTCCCACTGCTGAGAATATCCTTGAGGTTGGCACTAGCTCTAAAATGTCAAGGATTACCCATGCCATCCCCCTTGATGTTGTTTCGCCTGTTCCAGTCATTGAAAGTGCCCTTTCTGAAGAGCCAAGCCCTAAAACTGTCCCACAAATGTCTGGAGAGGCTGAAGATAGTTCCCGTCCGAAGGAGAAGGCCttggaaagaaagaggaagatagtTCGAAAGATTGCCACTATTGTTTCTGACAGTGAGTCTTCAGATGAGTCTGCTCCTGCTCCCAAAACCAGAAAAACCACGCAAAAGAGGAGGAGGAGCACTAAGAAGGCCTCCGCTGAAGCAACTTCTACTGAAATCCCTCCCCTTGCACAAGATGCCCCTACTACAACCAACTCTCCTGCTGAGAAAGCCCCAATTCCTCAAAAATAGACCCCTCAAGAAGAAAATCCTCAGGAGTCAGCTAAAGAGGCTACTCCAATAAAAGAGACAGCCCCCAAGCTTACAAGATGACCTAGGAAGCCATCCAAAGAGGAGTCATCAGCTCATAAAGAGAAGCCACCAACCCAACCTACTACTCCTCTTGCTCCTGTCATGACCCCTGAAGAGTTGCAACATGAAGTTGAACAAAGATTGGAAGaaattgcatgaaggccaaatCAACAGACCAGGAGACTACACCAAGACCTATTGGAATTGTTTGAAGGGTCTACCATGCAAGACCATTTGAGAGTTATCTTCACTGACAAGGAGGCATGGTGTAGGGATGCCATTATCAAGGAAAGGGGCTGGGATATTtttcattcattctatggcaacagaGACAAGGCAATCCTAGTATGCAACCCTTGGATACTGAATCTTGGCAGGTTGGTGGTACCATATGTTTTTGTGGAGCCTATGCTTATAAGGGAGCTAGCCAATGCATATGATTCTCTAAGTTTGACTGTCAGAACTATAGAAGGCTATGTCCTATTGGACATTTCTCCTAGAGCTattattgaatgttttgggttaGATAGGTCCGCCCTCACAGGAATAAACATGGACAATCTGAAGAGGGAGTATCAAGAATAAGAAGGACATGTACAAGAGGGACCTTGTTCCTCATTTCACGAGGAAACTTTGCAAGGATTCACGCAATTATGTCTTGCCATTTGAAAGGGAGCCTTTTATACTTGAATGCTTTGAGCCCTATTTTGTCAAGACCTATTATGCATTAGGGCAGGTCCTTGGGGCAGATTGCGAGCTTACTCAATTGCCCATTGAATTCATGATGATTTCCATCAACATCCAGCACCCCTCAATAAATGAGTTATATGATTTTGTAAGTATTATCCATGATAAGATTCACGAGGGTCTGAAGAAGGCAAAAAATAAAGATGAAAAGTTGGAATTCATGCATTACTCCTTGGCATGccatttaattttctttatcaaaacAAAGATTACTGGGGTCCAGAATTGAAAATTAGGACCAATGATCCCCACACAGGTTCCCCATGACCAATGCAACAATGGACTAAGATATGGGATAAGGGTCCAAATTTGGTGACTATTGTGTATTCTTTGATCATTTTATTGTGAAGATTTTGGCAAGGCTTGGGGTAAAGTTTCCAAGGTTGCCCAAGGAGACCATTAAAGTAATGAGAATAAACAGTTGTAGGGATGATGGATTTGTGTATCCTGAGGgtgcattcacccacaattttgTGGATTTCTTCTTCTATAGCGACAACACAATTATTAGGGTCTATGGGTGTGAGTAGGCACCCCATGTGTTGCCACTTTTTGTCTCCCCAAGGTTAGAATTCCTTCAATTTATCTGGCAGACAATGTGGGTGGAGAAGGAACATATTAAAACTGATAAAAAGGGAAGATTTATCCCTAGGGTGACAACTTTTAATGAATTTACCATGGGTTGTTATGCATTGGAGAAATTCCAAAGATTTTTGGTAAAGAATTACAGATTGAAAGTTGCCCAGGCTAGACATTTTGACCCTGATATAAGAATAAGAAAATTAAAGGAGAAGGGGGATTTCTATtcttttgttgaaaaggaaaatttaataaaaaaatgccTACCCTATTGAAGTAGATCAAAGGAGAAAGAAGTGGGACCTCATGAATAAGTTTGAAAGGGAGAGGAGGCAAAAGGACCCTGGTTTTGAaggttttttcaagaattttcaaaattattttgctAGCATGTCTTTCATGCTCAGAAAGGCAGATGACATAATTAAGAGCAAGCTAGAAAGAAAGGAGGCCAAGGATAAATGA encodes:
- the LOC131062485 gene encoding 3-dehydrosphinganine reductase TSC10B-like, producing MVDFLQVMLGVTLLLIVICFVWKRPVPIFENLQGKHVLITGGSSGIGLEIAKEVLAQGCYATLVARNRSRLLKAVEEILEEVKCNRDRIDIKVADVSDYRAVFVAVNEAFEWKPIDILVCNAGLAYSSYLDKMHVEEIDLTIGTNLTGTVYTLNVALPLMKQRSNLHPSAVVLMGSLSSMYVLYGHALYTATKYAMRGLAEALRLELLPFNIKVTHVCPGFVDTPMLRNIEGEVPHFPVFELPSSA